GATGCTGCAACGGTTCCGGGTTGTTGTTTTCGTCCGGATACAGGGATGCTGCTCCTGGTGGCCATGGACGCATCGGGCTCAGCGAGCTCGGCTCCATACGTCCGCGTACTTCGTGACGAGGCCGTGCTCGTCAACCTCCAAATCCGCTTGATAGGCTCCATCGTTACTCTCATAACGATAGGTATACTCGCCCGTACGCGTATATTGCTGGGGAAGGGGGGCAATGGTTAGACTCGGGAACTGAATCCAAACGGCCGTCATGGACGCGCTCTCTCCAGGCCTCAGCTTCAAGCGTCGGATCGGCAAGGAATTGGTGGAGGGGGTAATTCCGAGGTCAATGTCGGTCACGCCGGCAAATGCGGTGAGCTCGGTATCGCCGTCCCACCAGCGGCCGTCATTATCCCGCTCCAGGTGAAGGGACTGAACTTCCGTGCCGATTGAGAGCTTAATCTTTACCTTCCGGGTCTGCCAACTGCGGGTGGTTTCAACCTCATAGGAGCAGTGAAGCGGCCGGCCTTCCAGGCTGGCTACGACCATTCCGGTGAGCGTAAATCGGTGATGATG
This Paenibacillus sp. JZ16 DNA region includes the following protein-coding sequences:
- a CDS encoding putative glycolipid-binding domain-containing protein translates to MNDNMHVEEEMKPNGLLNTNSDQLLQSLLWNRHDLPSLEHGRLYRHHHRFTLTGMVVASLEGRPLHCSYEVETTRSWQTRKVKIKLSIGTEVQSLHLERDNDGRWWDGDTELTAFAGVTDIDLGITPSTNSLPIRRLKLRPGESASMTAVWIQFPSLTIAPLPQQYTRTGEYTYRYESNDGAYQADLEVDEHGLVTKYADVWSRAR